In the genome of Thermodesulfobacteriota bacterium, one region contains:
- a CDS encoding DUF2283 domain-containing protein, which produces MGEGIRVWYDKEGDYLEVMFERKAGYFKETDNDAVMEKVDDKGNVIGFSILKVSALKEQKPLSIELKRYVA; this is translated from the coding sequence ATGGGAGAAGGAATAAGAGTTTGGTACGATAAAGAAGGGGATTATCTTGAAGTCATGTTTGAGCGAAAAGCGGGTTATTTCAAAGAAACTGATAACGACGCGGTGATGGAAAAAGTCGATGATAAAGGCAACGTTATCGGTTTTTCCATATTGAAAGTCAGTGCACTAAAGGAGCAGAAACCCCTTTCAATTGAGTTGAAGAGATACGTCGCCTAA